In Candidatus Hydrothermales bacterium, the genomic window CTCTTGTGCTTGCTCCTATAGGTAAAGTTACAAGTGAATCATTTGGTGGATCATCTATAAAACCTACACTAGTGTTATATAGTGAGGCACCGAGCAGAATCTTTTCGTGTCTTTTTTCACAAAAGGAATAGATGTCGTAAAAAATTATAAAGGTATCACCTGGTTCAAATTGATTTTGTGAAATACTGATAGAATTTATTTTCATTGGACTTGCAATATGCATATTCCCCGGTTCATAATAGTGATTTACAATCCATTTCCATAATTTTCCTTGATTATAGGCCCATCTTCGTGAACCCCATTGACACATACCTCTTCCATGTCCATAGCAACTTGTACTTCTGCAAACAGGATCTTCTATACATGGCCAGGTTGTCCCTGTTTCACTATATCCATCACCACACCTACAGTTATTATTTTCTGCTGAATATTCTGAACGGACATAGTTAGAATTTTTCTCAAGTAAAATTCCGTTTGTTACGTAGGCAGCAAGTGTACAACTTGCATAAATATCATCGCCATCCCATACTTGACAACAAGTATTATCACATATATCATAATTTTGACTATAAGGATTTATTACATAATAGGTTCCATAACTTCTATAAGGAATTGCGCCAGCTCTTAATGAATGCTGTCCCCATGAAGCGATCCATTCATCATCAAGTCCGCTTGACACGTAGTATTCAAGACTCATAACGACTACATCGTTACAGGTTCGGCAATTACAGGGTTTACCCACCCTTATAGTAGGTGGTGGATCTAAAACAGTTCTGAAGATATTCTCTTCTACTTTACCTTCAAACTCGCCTTTAAAATTTCTTTAAGTTTCAGAATTATTGTATCTCTTGGAATATCTTCAGGAGAAAGGTATTCCTCTTCTTTTATTTCTATCCAGAGTTCAAATATTCCTTTATCGTTTGTTATAGTTTTTTAAATTCTTTCCTTTGAATGTAACTTCTACGTTTTT contains:
- a CDS encoding SpoIID/LytB domain-containing protein produces the protein MGKPCNCRTCNDVVVMSLEYYVSSGLDDEWIASWGQHSLRAGAIPYRSYGTYYVINPYSQNYDICDNTCCQVWDGDDIYASCTLAAYVTNGILLEKNSNYVRSEYSAENNNCRCGDGYSETGTTWPCIEDPVCRSTSCYGHGRGMCQWGSRRWAYNQGKLWKWIVNHYYEPGNMHIASPMKINSISISQNQFEPGDTFIIFYDIYSFCEKRHEKILLGASLYNTSVGFIDDPPNDSLVTLPIGASTRARKFIVPNKASYGIYDLWAALWFDVDEDANITGNDLDLYLLILKDAISIQPVEGEEKLPPNLSFI